A single window of Fischerella sp. PCC 9605 DNA harbors:
- the rpsG gene encoding 30S ribosomal protein S7 produces the protein MSRRGVTQKRPVPADSVYNSRLVSMMIRRVMRSGKKSLAARIVYEALKNIEARIGSDPLETFERAVRNATPLVEVKARRVGGATYQVPMEVRAERGTSLALRWLVQFARQRSGRTMAGKLAQELMDAANETGSAIRKREETHRMAEANKAFAHYRY, from the coding sequence ATGTCTCGTCGTGGTGTTACTCAAAAGCGCCCAGTTCCGGCTGACTCAGTTTATAACAGTCGTCTAGTAAGCATGATGATCCGTCGAGTGATGCGTAGTGGCAAAAAGTCACTAGCTGCACGGATTGTTTATGAGGCGTTGAAAAATATTGAGGCACGGATAGGAAGCGATCCATTAGAAACTTTTGAAAGAGCAGTACGGAATGCAACGCCTTTAGTAGAAGTAAAAGCTCGGCGAGTAGGTGGTGCTACCTACCAAGTACCAATGGAAGTGCGTGCTGAGCGCGGTACATCTCTAGCGCTGCGTTGGCTGGTACAGTTTGCTCGGCAACGCTCCGGTCGGACAATGGCTGGCAAACTGGCTCAGGAATTGATGGATGCAGCCAACGAAACTGGTAGTGCAATTCGCAAACGCGAAGAAACGCACCGGATGGCGGAAGCGAACAAGGCCTTTGCACATTATCGTTATTAA